TGTTCCAAAGAGAAAATTTGAAGGAAATGCGGACAGGTTGTTCTTCTTCAAGCTTTGTCTAATAACTAGCAGCTCACATGAAGTGAAGTTGAGTAAGAAGAAGAACAATATCTGTAAGAGAATGAAGAAACTAATGTAAAGCTTTTTCATGGAGATATCCATGGCTGATTCACAAACAAAGCCTGTTTATCGGCTCTTATTTTgacgtatatatatacatatttaattttataaaggtCAGAGTATGGAAGAAATGGACCTACCATACTTATCTGCCTACCGTAATGATGTGACTGAAATTGTCACATTTTTGGTCAtcctattatattttaatgcaATGGgataattagaaaataaaaaataaaaaataaaaaattaattcaatctctttttttttgtccgTCTAAATTATGTTCAAATCAATTGGTTCAACCTCTTTCTTTGGATTGGTCCGTTCCTATTCCAATAATCTTGTCACTAAtctttgatgatgaaaaattgCTTGGTTGAGGTAAGGGTGTAATTGAATTGAGCTGAGTTTGAATACTAACAAACTCGAgctcaaactcaatcaaatatttatttttaagcttgagtttaatcaaaatataattgagCTACTCTCAATACCAGAgttaaaaaatctttttttggggtagaattaaattgtatactttacgataataaaaatgtaattttaccattttaataatttatatctttataatttttaaaggattaaatcaaaatgattatttttgggTGCCCAAgtgcaattttatcattattaatttaaaattttataaattataaagggcctaaatgaaaaattttctattttaggggggccagggcccctgccagcccccCTTGGCTCCGTCACTAGCTACTCGTGTTTGAGCTCAATTAAGTTTGTGTATCAATTTTTATACTGAAGCTTGATTAAAATCATGTGTATTCAAGTTCAACTTGATAATTAAGGTTAgagttaataaatatatattaggagcaaaatgtaatttaataataataaatatataataaaatgaaaaactcgATAAGTCTCACGAGTTTTTAATGTCAAGTATTATTAAGCTTGAATTTAGTTTAAGCTCTACtcaataattactaaattaaaatttaattttattcaatcaaacTCGAGTAATTTACTACTACAATCAAAAAGGATTATCCATATAGTTTGAAAACAACCAATAAGAGGAAAAAGACttactaaaaaaagaaaaaaaggataaaagatGAAAGGCAAGCTACCTTAGGTGGGGAGAGACTTGATAATGAAGATTTTATTAGTGATTAagacttgttgttttaattaatcCTGATAATGGAAACAAATGAGTTAACAAGTTGAACATTTCTTAATTAACAATCCAATCCTAGCTTGACTTCTATTCTCCAAAATTGCAAGAAAAGATTTGATGATTGATGacataatcaattattttaaatctaacTTTTGTTGCActtgaaagagaaaaaaaaatgtgtaCAAGcaaatagatttatttttaaattaggtttaaatgataaaatggtacttaaattatattagttttttcaaattgatacttgaaaatgtttttggtcaaatttggtACTTAACCTATTAAACCGTTACTCATTTTATCTTAACGGTTAGTTCCATTAAAAAAATAGCCAATCGTAACTTGCCACGTagatatctattttttaaatataagtaaaatttataaatgcatttaaaatagttaaaaaaataaaatatttttaaacaataagtaaaattttactCATTAAATATATccttaaaaaatttcacaatCTTATTcagttcaaaaaatttcaacaacTCTCTTTGCTGCAAAAAATTGATCAACCCATTCAATCATCTTCTTAGAACCTCCAATCCTTTGTAGAATTGATAGGAGGGTAAGTTTGAagaaccatttttttttattgaaaccCTTTTTTGACTGAAAAACTTTTTTTGGTGTAGAACAAAAATTTAGAgttctttctttcttacttGGCTGGGTGTAGTAGATGTCGACTTCAAGCTCAAAAATTCATGGTGGGTTGAGGGTTGTTCATTGTTCCTCTGGATTAAAAGCAACGATTTGTACTTCAAATACCCCTTGGAGCAAAGGGAAGAAATTCTATGGTTGTTCAAAGTATAAGaagtattttaatttgttttgttttgttttgtttttgtttttgttccaTACCATATTTGGTGTAAATAAATGTTGGGTAGTTGTATATATCTATGAGTTTTTATATTGAAGGCTTAATTTGACAGAAATTTAGTTTTGTTCTAGATTTGAGATGTACTAAAAATTGGTTAAGGAATGTTTACCGTCAATATTATAGggttgattttttaaatgaattttgtttGATATGAAGTTTAGTTTAATGATGTTATTTAGTTAAAATgagatatttgatttttgaattaaattgatttgtatattcgAATGGTGTAGAGTGGTTGTGGTTTCTTTGAATGGGTTGCAAAACATAATGGCAATGGGAATCTTGATGAATTGAAAGGGTAGATCCAAATGCTATTGattgaaaatagagaaattagGATCAGGAATAccgaattgaataaaatggtgAAGGTTGATGAAATAGAAAAGTTAGTGAGGAAGATTGCAAAGCAAAAGGAGAAATTAAGAGGGTATAAATTATTGGTTGCAAAAACTAAGAATAATGTGTACTTCTATAAGGTTGGTTTCATTGCATCATGGATAGATTTTGTTATCTTTAAATTTGTGGTCTAGTGAGTACAATAATTATTTGGAATGCTTTTGCATTATTTATTGACTTTGGAATGGAAGGTACCGGACTTATGAAATGTAATGAGATGGTTTagcttttaaaaatatgtttatgagCATATTTATGTCGGATTATATAAATTTGGCATCCCCTTTTATTGGGAAACAATAAAAACAAGACTTTAGAATTGCACTTCCAATTATTGTTAGCTCGATTAAACAGCCCAAAATTTGCCAAGAGAGGGAGGGATTAAAATtggccttttaaaattttggtgaaacaataaaaatatgtttcaatcgatttaaaaaagtttaaaccATTTTCTAAGATGTTTGGaagttttgaaatgatttttatgttttgaacttcataatttctttgttcaaaaataaattttatttaaaaatatttttatttgttatatcaaaataatttatcaaataaagctagtTTAGCAATTATTAACAATTGATGTAAAACCAATTGCAGATCATTCATTATCCATCACAAGTAGTGATCAAGTATGACTGATGTAGTTGCCAAAATATTTAACAGTAGCCTCTTGTAGATGTAAATAACATTCCATataaagataatataatatcaaaaatctcaaaatttgacACGTTTGATATTGATGTTTTTCAATAATACAAAGAGAACATAACaccaaaaatcttcaaatttgaGTAATTCACAACTGCAATCTAACTAACGGATTGTCTCTTTCAAGCAGGCCAATGACTTGACGAGCATGGTTGTGCAAGTCTTAATGAGACTATAAGCTAAGATGGTTCAGGTATGAAGGAAGTAGCAAAGGATGTAGATGTTGAGGAGACAACAGATTGAGGGGATGCTGGTGCAATTGATGAGGAGGCTGGCTTGATTGTTGGCCCCCTACATCATGCTGGTAATTTACAGAGTACTTAAAAGCaaagttattttaattcaattctatactttttgaattttgaaattttagtcctaatccaaaatataatggttaaatttgtttgattaaaatcaattaCTAGTTATGTGTTATGCGTGCATTTGTAGATTTAGTATAGATTTTTCAACCAGATCATTCTTGATGCAAATGACAATCGTTAATccattaattagatttttagtgAGTACTATGTGCAAATAAAAAGCTAACATGGCATTAGACATAAATAATATGTTTGCCCCatcagattttgaaaataatagaacttaatgaatttaacagttATTGTTGAtgaggattgaaattttaaattttaaaaatatagggactaaaaataccaaattaaagtatagggactaatagcgtaatttcaaaaaatacagCATAATGCACAAACCATAAAGGATCCATTTAACCCCTGGTTTTATCACAAATGACCCTATATACATAGTCTTGTGTACTCAAAATAGTATAACAGATAAGATTTAGTAAAGGGGGATTCTAAGAATGTTCTACTTTTGGTTCTTTTACTATGTGCTGtgatatgaaatttttgtacCAAGTTGCAGAAGATTTCGGAGTTCTCTTAAGCGTCTCGTAATCGACATGGTGAAGTCCATATCGAACCGTATATCCTTTGTTCCACTCGAAGTTATCAAGCAATGACCATATAAAGTAACCCCTTACATCTGCTCCTTTCCTAATGGCattcaacaaaacaaacaataatAGCTTATCTTCGATGTCACGGTAACTTAAATATCGAGCATTCAATAGAGAACCTTACCTGATTGCTGTTGACAGTGCATCCAAGTATCTGGCAAAATACTCAACTCGTTTTTCATCGTGTAGACGTGCTTCAGTGGTGGAGTTTGGCTTGTTCAGATCACCATATCCTACATAGGAACACTTACATGAGCATGTTACGTAAATGTATGCGTTTAAATGACATTGTTCGGTCTTGCCTACCATTTTCAGTAATGATCATCGGTATGTTATGGTATCTGTTCTTAAGATAAGTTACAATCTTCTCTATTCCTTCGGGATAAACATTCTTTCCGGCTAACTCGGTCTGTATAATTGAAAAGAATCAGCTGTTAGTGTTAAGATTCAGCATATATAGTTGTTGATATCATGTATTGATGTTACTCACAGGTTCTCCTATAGGTGTGCCGTTTTTCTGTGAGCTCTGTGCGCAATATCCTTCCATTTTCGAGGTTCCTGGTCCTGGTTCACACGCAGAGAACATGCAATCCTGGACGTAGTAACTTGTGTAGTGATTGATTCCGATGAAATCGAGCCCTTGTTTCAGCTTCTGCTTCTCGGTTGTTGAAAATTCGGGTAAAATGGATCCAAGAATGTTTTGCATTTGACGAGGATATCTTCCGTGTAAGATTGGCTCTAGGAACCTATATGTAAGTTCAGTAAGGTTCATATACCCCTGTAGGTTCATGTTGCCACCCTTACAAGGTAGCATTCGGTTTGAATGGTGAATAAAATTACCAATTGATAGTGAAGGATCGAGCTCGTTCGGCTGCTAGTTTGTCAACCAAAGAGTTGCTGATCGGTTCATACCAAGCGCCATTCAAGACAATTCCGATGCTACCACCTTGTGTTTCCTATAGTTTAAACCAGAAATGTTATTGATTAAAGCTTACATTGCATGATGTTTAGTGCATTGATTGGTACCTGGTATTTGGTTCTATAAACATGAACAGCTGCTATATGTGCTAGGATGATATTGTGGGCTGCTATAAAAGGTTCCTTCTCCGAGTCACCGTAGGTACAATTGCCGAATGGCTTGGAACAATGTGATGGTGGGAATATACCCGTAAGGTAACCGAATTTGACTTGGGAATCAGGCTGGTTGAAGGTGACCCAATAGTTTACCCTGTCTCCAAAGGACTTAAAACAGATATCTGCATAATATTCAAAATCCTCCCTGTGATTGAAAACGAGAAAATAAAGCCTTTAGTGTCAAATGGCCATTTAAAGCCCCATGGCAGAGCTAAAATTGAACAAGATAGTTAACTGCGACTCCGGACTTAGCCAACTTCCATATCGGTCTTCGAGTTCTTGAGGAAAATCGATGTGGGTCAATGTTATAAATGGTTCAATCCCTGCAGAAGTGTAAAAAAAAGCATAGGACCAATATGTAGAAAGCTTAAAAACAGTGATTCAAGAAAGGCAAATAAACCTTTAAGTAGGAGACCATCAATTAAGTTATTGTAGAACTTGATACCAGCTTCATTGATTTCACCAAATCTCCCTTCTgttatacatatacataaatacaatattagatACAAATACTTAAGCTTCAACAGATCATAAATGGGTGTTTTCAAAGGGACTTACTTGGTAAAATTCTGGCCCAAGAAATGGAGAACCTATAGCTATTGACACCAAGGGAATGCATGAGATCAATGTCTTCCTATATCACAAAACATCATATGCTTATGATTTTGGATCAGATGGTGAAAATCATGAGGGAGTATGGTATGGAAGTAGGTTGGCACATACCAAATACCTATGATAATAGTCCACTGCTATGTCTCCATTGCTTCCATCAACAATATTATTTCCTAAGATATCAACCAATCATTTATTATGGGAATCTCGCGGTACTCAAGAATATATTCTTTTTCCCTCTTGTCCAAAAActttttcatgaaaagtcaaagGATTAGGAAGCTAAGAACAAATCAAGAGCGAAACAGATTCATACACCATAATCACAAAGCAAAAGCAACAAGTACCTGGTTTATGAGAATAAACATCCCAATTGTTCAACCCTTTACCATCAGCCAAGTACCCACCTTCGTACTGCCCCAAAACCCagaattaatataataaaaaaaaagataaaaaaaaagggtttgcCGGGGTATT
This genomic window from Gossypium raimondii isolate GPD5lz chromosome 10, ASM2569854v1, whole genome shotgun sequence contains:
- the LOC105777659 gene encoding beta-glucosidase 46-like isoform X6, which produces MLSLEQSLANNSSSFPSNFLFGTSSSAYQYEGAYLANGKGLNNWDVYSHKPGNLIVDGSNADIAVDHYHRYLEDIDLMHSLGVNSYRFSISWARILPKGRFGEINEAGIKFYNNLIDGLLLKGIEPFITLTHIDFPQELEDRYGSWLSPESQEDFEYYADICFKSFGDRVNYWVTFNQPDSQVKFGYLTGIFPPSHCSKPFGNCTYGDSEKEPFIAAHNIILAHIAAVHVYRTKYQETQGGSIGIVLNGAWYEPISNSLVDKLAAERARSFTINWFLEPILHGRYPRQMQNILGSILPEFSTTEKQKLKQGLDFIGINHYTSYYVQDCMFSACEPGPGTSKMEGYCAQSSQKNGTPIGEPTELAGKNVYPEGIEKIVTYLKNRYHNIPMIITENGYGDLNKPNSTTEARLHDEKRVEYFARYLDALSTAIRKGADVRGYFIWSLLDNFEWNKGYTVRYGLHHVDYETLKRTPKSSATWYKNFISQHIVKEPKVEHS
- the LOC105777659 gene encoding beta-glucosidase 46-like isoform X2; translated protein: MDIFMNKLYIGFFFLLQIFFLPHSISSDQLILRQSLKRKNLSAFPSNFLFGTASSAYQYEGGYLADGKGLNNWDVYSHKPGNNIVDGSNGDIAVDYYHRYLEDIDLMHSLGVNSYRFSISWARILPKGRFGEINEAGIKFYNNLIDGLLLKGIEPFITLTHIDFPQELEDRYGSWLSPESQEDFEYYADICFKSFGDRVNYWVTFNQPDSQVKFGYLTGIFPPSHCSKPFGNCTYGDSEKEPFIAAHNIILAHIAAVHVYRTKYQETQGGSIGIVLNGAWYEPISNSLVDKLAAERARSFTINWFLEPILHGRYPRQMQNILGSILPEFSTTEKQKLKQGLDFIGINHYTSYYVQDCMFSACEPGPGTSKMEGYCAQSSQKNGTPIGEPTELAGKNVYPEGIEKIVTYLKNRYHNIPMIITENGYGDLNKPNSTTEARLHDEKRVEYFARYLDALSTAIRKGADVRGYFIWSLLDNFEWNKGYTVRYGLHHVDYETLKRTPKSSATWYKNFISQHIVKEPKVEHS
- the LOC105777659 gene encoding beta-glucosidase 46-like isoform X7 translates to MLSLEQSLANNSSSFPSNFLFGTSSSAYQYEGAYLANGKGLNNWDVYSHKPGNLIVDGSNADIAVDHYHRYLEDIDLMHSLGVNSYRFSISWARILPKGRFGEINEAGIKFYNNLIDGLLLKGIEPFITLTHIDFPQELEDRYGSWLSPESQEDFEYYADICFKSFGDRVNYWVTFNQPDSQVKFGYLTGIFPPSHCSKPFGNCTYGDSEKEPFIAAHNIILAHIAAVHVYRTKYQETQGGSIGIVLNGAWYEPISNSLVDKLAAERARSFTINWFLEPILHGRYPRQMQNILGSILPEFSTTEKQKLKQGLDFIGINHYTSYYVQDCMFSACEPGPGTSKMEGYCAQSSQKNGTPIGEPTELAGKNVYPEGIEKIVTYLKNRYHNIPMIITENGYGDLNKPNSTTEARLHDEKRVEYFARYLDALSTAIRKGADVRGYFIWSLLDNFEWNKGYTVRYGLHHVDYETLKRTPKSSATWYKNFISQHIVKEPKVEHS
- the LOC105777659 gene encoding beta-glucosidase 46-like isoform X5 — protein: MDVSLKLYVGFFLLHMLSLEQSLANNSSSFPSNFLFGTSSSAYQYEGAYLANGKGLNNWDVYSHKPGNLIVDGSNADIAVDHYHRYLEDIDLMHSLGVNSYRFSISWARILPKGRFGEINEAGIKFYNNLIDGLLLKGIEPFITLTHIDFPQELEDRYGSWLSPESQEDFEYYADICFKSFGDRVNYWVTFNQPDSQVKFGYLTGIFPPSHCSKPFGNCTYGDSEKEPFIAAHNIILAHIAAVHVYRTKYQETQGGSIGIVLNGAWYEPISNSLVDKLAAERARSFTINWFLEPILHGRYPRQMQNILGSILPEFSTTEKQKLKQGLDFIGINHYTSYYVQDCMFSACEPGPGTSKMEGYCAQSSQKNGTPIGEPTELAGKNVYPEGIEKIVTYLKNRYHNIPMIITENGYGDLNKPNSTTEARLHDEKRVEYFARYLDALSTAIRKGADVRGYFIWSLLDNFEWNKGYTVRYGLHHVDYETLKRTPKSSATWYKNFISQHIVKEPKVEHS
- the LOC105777659 gene encoding beta-glucosidase 46-like isoform X8 — encoded protein: MHSLGVNSYRFSISWARILPKGRFGEINEAGIKFYNNLIDGLLLKGIEPFITLTHIDFPQELEDRYGSWLSPESQEDFEYYADICFKSFGDRVNYWVTFNQPDSQVKFGYLTGIFPPSHCSKPFGNCTYGDSEKEPFIAAHNIILAHIAAVHVYRTKYQETQGGSIGIVLNGAWYEPISNSLVDKLAAERARSFTINWFLEPILHGRYPRQMQNILGSILPEFSTTEKQKLKQGLDFIGINHYTSYYVQDCMFSACEPGPGTSKMEGYCAQSSQKNGTPIGEPTELAGKNVYPEGIEKIVTYLKNRYHNIPMIITENGYGDLNKPNSTTEARLHDEKRVEYFARYLDALSTAIRKGADVRGYFIWSLLDNFEWNKGYTVRYGLHHVDYETLKRTPKSSATWYKNFISQHIVKEPKVEHS